The sequence AATATTTGCTTCAAGACAATAATTGGCTTGAAGAGGGGAAAATAGCCAGAAAGAAATTTGAATATGCCTCACATTCTCTTGAAAGAACCTATAATCTCTTGAAGGACAAGTTTAATGTTTTTGTATGAAAAGCTTTCTTTTTACTGGATAGAATGCGTTAAAAGCGGAAAAAATAAAATATTTTTATCATTTTTATACCTTTTGAGTCGCATTTATAAAATGTTTGTTTTAAGGAGAAGAGAAAGAATCTTAGCGCTTCCAAAAAAGAAATTTGATTTAAAGGTTATTGGAGTTGGAAATATAGTCCTTGGTGGCACAGGAAAAACACCCCTTGTAATCTGGCTTGCAAAGAAAAATTTAGAAAAAGGCCTACGAGTAGGAGTTGTTTTTAGAGGATATGCGGGAGAGGCAAGGGGAACATTAATAGTACAAGATGGAAAAAATATTTTATCAACTCCTTATATTGCAGGAGATGAGGCATATCTCGTTTCAAAAAAGGTACCAAACGCAATAGTAATTGTAGACAGAGTCAAAGAGAGAGCTATCGAATTTCTTCAAAATGAACATGGTTGCGATATTGTGATATTAGACGATGCATTTCAATATTGGAGCATACAAAAAGATTTAGATATCGTAACTATCGATGCGATCGATCCCTGGGGTGGTGGATATATGTTCCCGAGGGGTTTCTTAAGAGAACCAAAGGAATCTTTATCAAGAGCTAACATAGTAGTAATATCAAGATTTGACCTTATTGACTACAAAGACCTGTTAAAATTAATACAAGACATAAAAAGTATTAATTTTAACGCAAAGATACTATTGATGAGATATGTTCCTAAAAAACTTGTAGATATGTCATTGTATAAAGAATATAATTTTAATGTTTTAAATAACAAAAGAGTTTTTGCATTCTGTGGTATTGGTAATCCTGATAGTTTTTTCCTTACATGTAAGAATTTAGGAATAAATATAGTTGGTTCAACGTCTTTCCCCGATCACATAAGATATACAGAAAAAGATTTATTAAGATTATATAATAAGTCGAAAACCCTAAATGTTGATGTTTTCTTAACAACAGAGAAAGATATAGTAAAATTAAACTTTTTAAAGGGTTCAAATCTTTTGTTATATGCATTATTAATCGAAGCAGAAATTTTTTCAGAAGGGGGCAAAAATGTATAAAATTTTAGGTGTAATTCCTTCTAGATTGAAATCTACCAGATTACCAGAAAAACCTTTAAGGAAAATTTTGAACAAGCCAATGATTCAATGGGTATATGAAGGAGCATATAAAAGTAAACTATTATCAGATCTGATTATTGCTACAGATTCAGAAACCATAATAAGTATAGCAACTACTTTCGGTGCAAAGACACTTTTGACATCAAAATCGTGTAGAAGTGGGACAGACAGAGTAGCCGAAGTCGCAAGAATGCTAACAGATTATGAAATCATAGTAAATATTCAAGGCGATGAACCAATGGTAAACGAGGTAATAATTGATGCTCTTATAGAACCGTTCTCTGATAAAAAGGTAAATATGACTTCTCTTATGACCATTATTAAACCAGAAGAGGAGTCTGATCCTGCAGTAGTAAAGGTAGTATGCAAAAAAAATATGGATGCTTTATACTTTTCCAGGCATTCCATTCCATTTGATAGAGATGGCATTGGAGTAACAAGATATAAACATTTAGGTTTCTACGCTTATAAAAGAGATTTTTTACTAATTATTTCCAATTTATCCCCCACTCCTCTAGAAAGGGCAGAATCGCTAGAACAACTCAGAGTCCTCGAAAACGGCTTTTCAATCCGTATGAATCTTATCCCTTTCAGTACAAAAAGTGTAGATACAATAGAGGATTTAATAGAAGTTGAAAGGATATTGAAAGAAAAAATTGAGAAATTTTGATATAAAAAATATTAAGAAGATAGGTGTAATAGTAGGCAACCCTGGATTGGGTGATTTATTATTTTCTTTCCCTCTTTTTTCTAATTTAAGAAGAAATTTTCCTGAAGCAGAAATATATTTTATTGGAAACCTTAGAGAATATACGATGTCTTTAGTATTAAGATCAAAAAATATTGACGACATAATTTATTATGAAGAGTACAAAATCCAGAAAATTCCAGGAGATTTACCTCATTTCTTCCTCAATTACAGAAAAGAAAAATTTGATTTGATATTCGATCTCCAGAGGCATTTTTTAATAACAACATTAACTAAATTTTCTGGAGTAAAAATATTTCAAAGCTTTTCAATGAAACAAATTTTTTCAACCTACAAAGCTGATGATTCGCTAAGAAGAAAAGAACACAATGCTTTGCACCACTTGAGACTTTTAGAACCATTAGGAATAAATCCAGAACTAATTTGTGAATTAAACTTATTTGAAATTGACTTTAAAAAACCAAAAATATTTTTAAAAGAAAAAAATATTGACAAGTTCGTTGCTATAGTAGCTTCATCAGGATATAAATTGAAAAATTGGTCTCAAGAAAATTATGTTCAGATTATAAACTATCTATACAAAAATTTTGGTTACAAATCAATTTTAATTGGTTCTAAAGAAGATAAAAAAGTTTTGGAAGGAATTTCAAATTTTACAGAAAATGCAATTACAATGCCTGATGACTTCAAAATTGAAGAAACTGCTGCGCTCCTCAAGCTTTCCGCACTTACGGTGGGCAACGATTCTGGCCCCTTACATCTTGCATCTTTTCAAAACATCCCTGTAATAGGGCTTTATGGCTCAACAAATCCAAACCTTTGTGGTCCTCTAGGCAAAAATTCAGTAGTTTTACAAACTACTGTAAGTTGTGCACCCTGCTCCCTTTACTCTTGCCCTTACAATATGAAGTGCATTGATCTTATCAGTGTAGACGATGTAAGTATGTCAATTTCAAAAGTTTTAAAGCTAAAATAGTGTTAAGTGATATAATTTTCATTATGTTTTGATATTTTGAAAGGAGACGTCATGGGCAAAAGGATTAAGTATGGCTTTATTTTGTTTTTGGTTTCAGTAATAGCGTTCTCGGCAGGCTTTACTCTGAAAAGCAATATGGCTTCAGGTAGTACCAATTGGGGAATGTTGCAGTATGTGTATAATCTTGTTGAAAATTATTATGTAGCACCTTCTACTCTAGATCCCACTAAACTGGTTGAGGGCGCAATTAGAGGTATGGTACAGGCGGTAGGCGATCCATACACAAGATATGTGGATCCAGAATCCTTTGCTCAGATGAAAGACCAGCTCGAAGGATCGTTTAGCGGCATAGGTATTGAAATGGGCGTTAAAGACAAAAGTATAGTAGTTATAGCCCCTATTGAAGGAACACCTGCATACAAAGCTGGCATAAAAGCAAACGATAGAATAGTTTCGGTAGATGGAAAACCAATTGACGGAATGGACATAAATCAGGTAGTAAAGTTAATTCGTGGACCTGTAGGAACTCAGGTAAAAATAGGAATAGAAAGAAAAGGGGAGCTTAAAGAATTTAATATTACAAGAGAAACCATAGAAATAAATAGCGTTACATTTAGACCTATTACCTATCAAATAGGATATTTGAGAATAAGCACGTTTAATGACAAGACATACGATGAATTCAAATCGTATCTGCCAGAGATAGAAAAGATGAAAGCATTGATTTTAGACCTTAGAAACGATCCTGGTGGTACCGTAAAAACATGTCTGGATATCGCAGGATACTTTGTTGGAGATAACCCAGTTGTAATAACTGTGAACAGAAACGGTAATCAGACAAAAGTTTACTCTCCTTATAAGGATTCAAAATTAGATATCCCAGTAGTAGTTCTGGTAAATGAAGGATCAGCTAGCGCTGCAGAAATCTTATCTGGTGCTATGAAAGATTACGGATATACTCTGATAGGTGAAAAAACCTTCGGTAAGGGACTAATTCAATCTGTTATACCTTTATATGACAATAGTGCTCTTGTAATAACGACTGAAAAATATTTGACTCCTTTAGGACACGACATTAATAAAATAGGGATAGAACCTAATATAATTGTCCCAGATCCAAAAGATTGGCAAGATATGGGTAAAAATCCTGAAAAGGATCCTCAATTAAACGAAGCTATAAAAATTCTTCGCGAAAAAGATGGTATTTATTAGTTACTACTTATTTATAATAAAAAGGGGCGCTTATAAGCGCCCCTTTTTATTAACTCTAAAATTAATCTTCTTCTTGTTCCCCCTCAAAAAGATCTTTGTCCGAAATAGTATCCATTTGCCACTGAACTTCTTTATCTTCTGTATCCAAGGGGTAAATTCTTATAGAAAAATCTGGAGTGAACAATTCAAAATAAGACGTATTAGTATTTGGATCTGTGTGTATCTGTAAATATTCAAAGCTATTTACGTTTAAGTATATGCGACCATTCATAAGTATGCTTGAATTAGTAGTATTATTATAAACTCTAAAAACTCTTCCTTCACCAGTCTTTTTTAGACCACTGGAATCATATTGTTCGTATTTAACAAATAAAAGATCAGACAAAATTCTTAACATATCCTTTTTTTGATATATGATACCATCATTTACAAAACAAGCAACCAAACCACTCTCAACTCGTTTTTGCACTTTTCACCTCATAAATTTAAATTATCATATATAATATTCTATCATTTTTATATGTGTTTAGTTAAGCGTACAAAATTACAGATATTTAAAATTATATAACTTTTTATTTATTTTTTCGATTTTAAAAAATCTATGATCTCATTAATGTCAGGTACTTCTTTTATAGGATATATTTTTTTAAATATTATTTTGTGAGATTCATCAAGAAGTATGTTTACCCTACCAGAAAAACCAAAATCCCCTAGAAAAACACCATATTGCTGCGCTAAACCACCATGTGGCCAGAAATCAGCCAACAAAGAAGTATTCTTTACGCCAATTATATCTGCCCATGCCTTTTTGCAATAAACTGAATCAATACTGATTCCTAAACAAACTGTATTCAGAGACTTAAAGGTATCAAAGTTTGCCTCAAGCGACTTCATTTGTTCTTCACACACAGGAGTAAATGCAAGAGGATGAAAAGACAAAAGAACATTTTTACCTCTTAAAGATTCAAGAGATACTACACTGTCATTTTGATCCTTTAAAGAAAAATTTATTGCCTGTGAACCTATAGGTAACATTTTTTACCTCCACAATTGAATTTTTATTAAAACTACCTATACTGCTCTAAAACTTCTTCTAAAATATATAAAGCTTGCTACTGAAAAAATTTGCGCAGTAACTGAGAAAGCCACCAGATATACTGGCGATATACCATACAAAATTCCACAGACAAAGCTCCCAACAAACCAAAATATTCCCAGCAATGCATTAAATATGCCAAAGGCACTACCTCTTTTACTAGCAGGTACTATGTTTGCTACTGCGGCTCTGACAATAGATTCAAGTGCTCCCAAACCAATACCCCAGCAAATCATTCCAGCTACTATAGGGTAAACTGATCTTGACAAAAATATAAGAGGATTTGCAAAAACTGATATAACAATTGCAAATAGAAGCGCAATAAATCCATTTTTATCAAAAAGCTTACCAAACACAAGTGCGCTTACTCCATCTACTCCCATCGTAAAGGCATAGAGTAAGGGTATTATAGGTTGTGATATTATCTTTGCCCTTTCAAGGTGAAATGCTATCAAAACAAAATCCAAAAACCCAACGGCAAAACCTAATACACAAAAACAATATATCCAAAAAAGTTTTGGCAGTCCTTTTGAATCAATCTCTATTAAATTTACCTCCAATTTAGATGGAACAGGATATAAAAACCATGATAAAAATAATATCCCTATTGCACACAATGCCGGTATAAAAAGAAAAAAGAACGCATATCTAAAATTATTTTCTCCTAAAAAAAACAAAACTATAGCTACAAAAATGGGGCCACTAACAGCACCCAATTGATCGAGGAATTCATGAATTCCAAATCCCCAACCTCTTCCAACAGATTTTGTAGCGAATGACAACATTGCATCTTTAGGTGGTACTCTAATACCCTTTCCAATCCTTTCCGTTATCATTGGAAATATTGCCCACTGCCAAAGGGGTAAAAGAGCTATTAATGGAACCGACAAAAGGTTTATGAAGTATCCAAAAATAGTTAGTAACCAATACTTGTGGGTTCTATCAACAAGTCTGCCTGAAAAAAATCTAATAGCATATCCCATAAGCTCGCCCAGCCCACCTATAAACCCTACAATAGCTGCGCTAGCACCTAAAATTTCCAGATATTGACCTGAAATGGACCTTGCACCTTCGTATGTCATATCTGCAAATAGGCTTACCATTCCTATAAGAACTATAAAAACAATCGACTTTCTCCTGAGGTCGTCCAAAAAAGGCACCTCCTTAAAAACCAATCTTAATAGAAAATATTTTAGAAAGAATCTACTGTATTTAACACGCTTCCATAAAGAGACGAATCGTCGCCAAGGGAGCTTTTTACTATCTTTATCTTATTTATTGGAGCCATTTTTACATGAGTCGCTGCAAAATTTCTAATTTCTTCAATGATATAGTCTTGATTTGTAAGGCCTCCGCCCAAAACTACGCATTCAGGGGAGAGCACTGTGATGACGTTACTGATTCCAATGCCCATATATGTAATAGCTTTATTTAGGATTTTCCAGGAAATGTCGTCGCCCTGGCTAGACGCCAAGAAAACATCACTTGCATTTATTGTTCCATTTTTCTTATAAATTTCATAAAGAATACCAGATTTTCTAACTAAAGCTTTCGAAATAGCATCTCTTGAAATAGCATAGCCTGAAGAAACTGCCTCCAGGCAACCTTTACTCCCACATCTACATTTTGGACCATTTGGTAGAACTATCTGGTGTCCAAATTCTCCTGCACTATCCATAAATCCTCTGTAAATCTTGCCATTTATAATAATTCCTCCGCCTATTCCAGTAGACAGAGTAAAGTAAACCATATTCTTATATCCTTTGCCAGAACCAATTTTGTATTCTGCAAATGCCGCAGCATTTGCATCGTTTTCAAGACTTACATAAGTATCAAATTTATTTTTAAAAAATTCGCTAACTCTTACCTCACCCCAACCAGGTAGATTAGGCGGGTTTTTTACTATGCCCAGTTTTGTGTCGCATGGACCAGGAGCTGATATGCCAATTGCAAATTCTGAATTTGGTTTTTTTAAACCTAAGATTTTCTTCGCAATCTCTTCTAATAAAAACTCAGGACTTTTTTTATAACGAATAGTTTCTATAACTTCCTTTTCTTCTAATTTACAATCTTTCGAAAAGCGCCCCACCCTTGTTCTTGTGCCGCCAATATCAATGCCTATATAATAGTCAAATTGTGCTATATCTGCCATAGCAGTATTGTATATCATTTTTATTGTTTTGTAAAAATTAAGTATATTAAAAAATAAATTGCAAGTATTACAAAACATATAGTAAATTAATATTTAAGACTAAAATTACCTTCAAAAGGGGTGACAGGTTATGATAAATTTTTACAAATTTGGATATATAGAAATAGATGGCAAAGAATATACAAAAGATTTAATATTTACCAAGGATGAAATACTCGTTTATCCGTGGTGGAGGAAAGAAGGACATATTTTTTCTCTTGGTGACATTGAAAGCATATTAAAAAAAATTGAAAATGTTACACATATAATATGTGGGACAGGCGCATACGGTATAGTAAGGGTTGAAGATAACTTTATCAAATATTTTAAAGAAGCTAAAAAAGAGATTTTGATATATGATACGAAAAAAGCCGCCGATATTTTTAATAGTCTTGTAAGTAATGGGATGGCGCCTCTAGCACTCTTTCACCTTACGTGCTAAATAAATTGATTATTTGAATTTTTTGGTATATCATTAATATAAATAAGCCAGAAATTAAGGGAGAAAATAGTGAATAAAAGAGGAGTAACTCTAATAGAGCTCTTAATAGCTTCTTTTTTTTTGCTCTTTGCTCTCATTGTTCTTGCGTGGGGCCTGTCGTCATCTCTAAAGGCATCTACAAACAACTATATCTTAAACCAGGCTAATATACTTGCTGATTCCCAGATGGAAAGTTTGAGAGCCCTTAGTTTAGGCAGCTCTGTAAATATCCAAAATTCTAATTATTGCGTTAACAATAGCAGTATATGCTTTAAATTGAGCGCTGTGCGCTCAAAGGATCCAAACTCTAATTGTGACTTACTAAGCGTCACAGTCAGCGATACAGCGACTCCTGCGAGATTTCAAAATATCAATTTACAGTCTGAGGCATGCCAATGAATAACAAGAGAGGTTTTACTCTTACCGAACTCTTGGTGGTTATAGTAATAGCATCAATGATCGCTATTGCTGTAATATATGTTCTTTCAAGCGGCGGCAAATCATTCGTTAAAAATCAGGAGATAGATAACATATCTATCAGTGTCCCAAATATTCTTTATAGCATGTCAAGGGAGATTAGAGAGGCTGGGTATATAAATCTTCAGATAAGCCCTGGCACTACCGTAAATGCAAACATAGTCTGTGTTCAGGGCAGCTCTGGTTATATATCGTTTAACCTGGATGTTCCTACTTCGCAAAATCCCGATGGGACTGGCGCATATAGTGTAGTGAAATATCAATTGCAAAATGGAAACCTGTCAAGATGTGTGAATAACACAACCTGTTCAGTTCTCAATCCTCCAAATGTGGTCTTTACGGCATTCTCTCCTGTATTGGGTTCGGTAAATTCAAGCGCTAATTTTGTCCCAAATCAGGTGGATCCCTTTGGGAACTATAACGTGGTCCAGATTGTTATAACTGCAAGATTAAAATCGAGCAATAATTCTTATACCTTTACAAAGGAGGTGAAATTAAGAAATGTTCAGTAAAAAAATTCTTGACAAGAGCGGATTCGCTTTGCCAATTGCTATTGGTGCTTTAATATTTTTTGTAATAGTAATTGGAGTATGGGCAGTTTTGAATCTATCATTATTTAAAACTTCCTCTGCCCAAACAGGTTCTGTTCAAGCTTTGGCTGCGTGTGAAGAGGGAATATCTTATGCGACGGCGAAAAATTTGCCTTATGGCAGCTCACAGTATACTTCGCAAGAAGGGCTAAACGTAAATATTGTGGTAAAACAGCCAGCTACAATTTCAGGTTATATTACGAAAATTATAACTGCTTCAGTAGACACACCGCAAAAGAGATCTGTAACGGTTTATCTTGGAAATGTAATTCCTGGGGCAGTCATAGCAAATGGTGACATAAATATGAACAGTAACTCTGCTATTACCACAAATAACCCAAATATACCAGGCGCTCTGCTCAGCGGGGCTTTATCGAAAGATTCGAACTCATCTGTTATAGGTCCCCCTCAGCATCTTTCTGATTTTACGCCTTACAAAAACGCTATTCATCAAGTAGTTAGCAGCATGACGCCAAGCATTCCTGCTAAGCCCACAGACTATACTATGCTTTCAAATCCGACTTGCGGTCAAACATTGACTGGAAATTATATCTTGACGGATGGCAGCCTTAACAATAACTGCAACCTAACTATAAATGGTAATCTCGTTATAAACTCTTCAAATTTTTTAATCAATACAAATAGTTCTCTTACTGTAAATGGAAACATGTGGTCAAATACAGTCAAACTAAATTCAAATGCCAACTTAACAGTTAACAAAAGCTTATACGCAAATGGTAGCGTAACAGATAATTCTAATTCACAGATCAACATAGGTGGCAATATTATTTTGACAGGTAGCAATTCAAATCTCATCTTAAACAGCAATTCTGATACAATTTCAGGAAACATCATCACAATTGGAAACTATACCTCAGTAATATTTGACAGTAATTCTACAGTTGGCGGTAATATAATAATTTATGATGGAAATTTAACTTTCAACTCTAACGTACAGGGTTTAACTAACAGTTTAATTTATGTTGGTGATAGTTCTGGTTCTTCTTCCTCAGGGAATCTGACTATTAACAGTAACAATACTATAAATGGACTTGTATACGCCTCAGGCTCTGCCCAAATAGGAGAAACAACTGTCCAGATGAATTCTAATTCTAATATAAACGGTGCCTTGCTGGTAGAGAGCGGAAACTTACAAGTAAATGCTGGCAGTGAAATAGTGTATAATCCTGCTAATTTCAGTAATATAACCAATCTTTTGTCAAGCTATTTAAGCTCACCTATTATTACTGGTTCATGGCATGAACCTCTTATATAACATTAAGCTTCTTTTTTGTATTATAATCTATAGTTATGTGTAGTTATGACTACAGGCAACCTTTAAGGGGTTTGTAATGCTTCGCGCTATAAGAAAGAATAAAAGGGGTTTTACTCTAATAGAGCTGATGGTGGCGGCTGTTCTTCTCACCTTTGGCCTTATGACACTTGCTATGTCTTTGTTTGGATCTATAAGAGCTCAAGAGGCAGCGGCTCAGCAAACAAATGCTCAAGGGTTGGTAAACCAAAGGTTAGCTCAGCTATCAGCTATGGCAAATCTTCAAAATAGCTCCGATGTGGCCGTTGGTTGGAATGCCCTCCTCGCTCAAAATGGAGTGACAGAAATAGTAAAGATAAATCATTCCCTTAATGGAAAAAGAACCACTACTGTTTCGGATAATAATCCTGGCACACAGTATGAATATGCTGCTGTAATTGTTAGCGTTAGCTGGAATTGCGGCAAACCTGGAGGGGCGCTTTGCCAGGTAGAAGGATTTGAACGTATAGACAAGCCTCAGGGAGTCTTACCATGAAAGATAAATCTGGTTTTACTCTTATTGAGCTAATGGTAACACTGATTATACTTGTGATAATCACAGCAGGAGTTACAGTGCTTCTTATCAACGCAAACAACACGCTTATCTCATCCCAAAACAGAAACATTACAAGCTCTGCTATCTCTACAGTTCAAATTCTTATGTCAAAAGACCTTACTCTGGCTGGCAGGGGTGTAAATCTGGACGTTGGTCAAAGTATAGCAAATGCCACTACGTTTGTTCCCGTACAGACTACTGGTGGGATAATCAGATTTAAGACTGCATGCGTTTATTATGATAGCTCAAATCCTTATAATACTTCTTATAAGATTGGAACAGATCCAAATAACCCTGTGTATGACGTTTCCTGTACTGCAAGCGATCTGACGCCGAGGAAAGAGATAGAATATAGTTTAGAAAACAATCCGGATGGCTCAAAAAGCCTTCACAGAATCGTGACCTTTTATCGACAAGACTGGACTATAGTGGTGGGTAATCCAATAGACAATACAGTGACACCGAAAAATGTAAACGTAATAAGTGTTGTCCCTACCTGCTATAACTATTGTAGCGATTCAACCTGCTCATCTATAGTAGATCCTCCACACACGGTTTCTTGCTCTATAAATAATACCAACCCAGTGGATCTGAGTAAAAACGTGCAAAGCATTCAAATTTCTATTACTCTGGAAGCCAACACCGGAGTCAGCCCTTCATTAAGAGGGAGTCAAACAGGGACATTTCAGGTTACTCCAATCTTTCTTGTAAGGGGGAATTAGATGTGAACAAAAATGGTTCTGCACTGATAATTGTCTTAATAATTATGACTTTGATATTAACTATTTCGGTGGCCATAGCAGCTCTAGGCATAAACCCAATTAAATTTGCAGCGCAAAATGCTCTATACGATCAGTCAGTTTATGCTGCACAGGATTTTTCGAGTAAATATATAAACGCTATAAAGCAGCAATTCGTAGCAAACCAAGGAATACCTCCAGATCCAAATAGTTTAGGAATCCCTACCAGCCAGCAATACAATACAAAGGGTACAGGAAATCCCAATATAGAGGTGGACTTAGCAAGCGCTGATTATGCATTTTACCCCGATCCAGCTAACTGGACAGATTGTCACTACGATCTTTCCTTTATAACAAAGGATCTAATCAGTGGGAAAAATGTATTGCAATATAACGTACACTTTGACATAAACAACTCTCCCCCAAATGCAGCACTTCTTACTAATAAGGATTATCATTCAGGTGGAACTCAGGGCGGTAACTGGTGGCTGGGCGGCTTTAGCAGGGTGGTGGGACCATATTATACAAACGATGATATAGGCATCGCCTATTGGCAAAACGCAAACGCTAATGCGAAACCTCCTACTGCACCGATGTTTGACGCTCTAAATAGATTCGTGCCCACTGCTCCAGCGCTTCCCGATCTGAGAGTGGGCGGACAAATTATATGGTATGGTAGCCAACCTGGTAGCTCTTCAGACTGGGAAAAGATTGCCTATCAGGGGAGCGCGGGCGTTAAAACAAATTACCCAAAATATTCTTTCGCTCAAAATGTCCTGAAGAGGGGAATCAACCTTTTACCAGCAGAGGCTAAAGGGAACAGCACGCTAGCAGGAAGTAACAATAGCTTTGTAGCCTTTAATAGTGGATTTAGCTCAATTGTAGGAGGCAACTATTATTCCCTATATATAAATCCAAGTACAATAAACAACAATTATTCCGTGGATAAATTCGAGTTCTCTTCTATGAGGATGAACTTTCAGGTTAATGGAAGACCAAAATATGCATCAACCTATCGAATTACCCTTTCGTCAAACTCAGGTGCGCAGTATAGGATATGGCTTATAGACATACCAAGAGATAGTGGTTCTACTGCTACTGATACTGAGCTATCCACGAAGATATTCTATGTTCAGAAATATAACAGTAAACTTGGCAAGTGGCTATATACGAATGATCCCCCATTTGCATCCTGTCCCGCTGTTATAAAT comes from Thermodesulfobium acidiphilum and encodes:
- the lpxK gene encoding tetraacyldisaccharide 4'-kinase, which gives rise to MFLYEKLSFYWIECVKSGKNKIFLSFLYLLSRIYKMFVLRRRERILALPKKKFDLKVIGVGNIVLGGTGKTPLVIWLAKKNLEKGLRVGVVFRGYAGEARGTLIVQDGKNILSTPYIAGDEAYLVSKKVPNAIVIVDRVKERAIEFLQNEHGCDIVILDDAFQYWSIQKDLDIVTIDAIDPWGGGYMFPRGFLREPKESLSRANIVVISRFDLIDYKDLLKLIQDIKSINFNAKILLMRYVPKKLVDMSLYKEYNFNVLNNKRVFAFCGIGNPDSFFLTCKNLGINIVGSTSFPDHIRYTEKDLLRLYNKSKTLNVDVFLTTEKDIVKLNFLKGSNLLLYALLIEAEIFSEGGKNV
- the kdsB gene encoding 3-deoxy-manno-octulosonate cytidylyltransferase, which encodes MYKILGVIPSRLKSTRLPEKPLRKILNKPMIQWVYEGAYKSKLLSDLIIATDSETIISIATTFGAKTLLTSKSCRSGTDRVAEVARMLTDYEIIVNIQGDEPMVNEVIIDALIEPFSDKKVNMTSLMTIIKPEEESDPAVVKVVCKKNMDALYFSRHSIPFDRDGIGVTRYKHLGFYAYKRDFLLIISNLSPTPLERAESLEQLRVLENGFSIRMNLIPFSTKSVDTIEDLIEVERILKEKIEKF
- a CDS encoding glycosyltransferase family 9 protein; its protein translation is MRNFDIKNIKKIGVIVGNPGLGDLLFSFPLFSNLRRNFPEAEIYFIGNLREYTMSLVLRSKNIDDIIYYEEYKIQKIPGDLPHFFLNYRKEKFDLIFDLQRHFLITTLTKFSGVKIFQSFSMKQIFSTYKADDSLRRKEHNALHHLRLLEPLGINPELICELNLFEIDFKKPKIFLKEKNIDKFVAIVASSGYKLKNWSQENYVQIINYLYKNFGYKSILIGSKEDKKVLEGISNFTENAITMPDDFKIEETAALLKLSALTVGNDSGPLHLASFQNIPVIGLYGSTNPNLCGPLGKNSVVLQTTVSCAPCSLYSCPYNMKCIDLISVDDVSMSISKVLKLK
- a CDS encoding S41 family peptidase codes for the protein MGKRIKYGFILFLVSVIAFSAGFTLKSNMASGSTNWGMLQYVYNLVENYYVAPSTLDPTKLVEGAIRGMVQAVGDPYTRYVDPESFAQMKDQLEGSFSGIGIEMGVKDKSIVVIAPIEGTPAYKAGIKANDRIVSVDGKPIDGMDINQVVKLIRGPVGTQVKIGIERKGELKEFNITRETIEINSVTFRPITYQIGYLRISTFNDKTYDEFKSYLPEIEKMKALILDLRNDPGGTVKTCLDIAGYFVGDNPVVITVNRNGNQTKVYSPYKDSKLDIPVVVLVNEGSASAAEILSGAMKDYGYTLIGEKTFGKGLIQSVIPLYDNSALVITTEKYLTPLGHDINKIGIEPNIIVPDPKDWQDMGKNPEKDPQLNEAIKILREKDGIY
- a CDS encoding redoxin domain-containing protein; the encoded protein is MLPIGSQAINFSLKDQNDSVVSLESLRGKNVLLSFHPLAFTPVCEEQMKSLEANFDTFKSLNTVCLGISIDSVYCKKAWADIIGVKNTSLLADFWPHGGLAQQYGVFLGDFGFSGRVNILLDESHKIIFKKIYPIKEVPDINEIIDFLKSKK
- a CDS encoding MFS transporter → MPFLDDLRRKSIVFIVLIGMVSLFADMTYEGARSISGQYLEILGASAAIVGFIGGLGELMGYAIRFFSGRLVDRTHKYWLLTIFGYFINLLSVPLIALLPLWQWAIFPMITERIGKGIRVPPKDAMLSFATKSVGRGWGFGIHEFLDQLGAVSGPIFVAIVLFFLGENNFRYAFFFLFIPALCAIGILFLSWFLYPVPSKLEVNLIEIDSKGLPKLFWIYCFCVLGFAVGFLDFVLIAFHLERAKIISQPIIPLLYAFTMGVDGVSALVFGKLFDKNGFIALLFAIVISVFANPLIFLSRSVYPIVAGMICWGIGLGALESIVRAAVANIVPASKRGSAFGIFNALLGIFWFVGSFVCGILYGISPVYLVAFSVTAQIFSVASFIYFRRSFRAV
- a CDS encoding ROK family protein, with protein sequence MIYNTAMADIAQFDYYIGIDIGGTRTRVGRFSKDCKLEEKEVIETIRYKKSPEFLLEEIAKKILGLKKPNSEFAIGISAPGPCDTKLGIVKNPPNLPGWGEVRVSEFFKNKFDTYVSLENDANAAAFAEYKIGSGKGYKNMVYFTLSTGIGGGIIINGKIYRGFMDSAGEFGHQIVLPNGPKCRCGSKGCLEAVSSGYAISRDAISKALVRKSGILYEIYKKNGTINASDVFLASSQGDDISWKILNKAITYMGIGISNVITVLSPECVVLGGGLTNQDYIIEEIRNFAATHVKMAPINKIKIVKSSLGDDSSLYGSVLNTVDSF
- a CDS encoding Mth938-like domain-containing protein → MINFYKFGYIEIDGKEYTKDLIFTKDEILVYPWWRKEGHIFSLGDIESILKKIENVTHIICGTGAYGIVRVEDNFIKYFKEAKKEILIYDTKKAADIFNSLVSNGMAPLALFHLTC
- a CDS encoding type IV pilus modification PilV family protein — protein: MNKRGVTLIELLIASFFLLFALIVLAWGLSSSLKASTNNYILNQANILADSQMESLRALSLGSSVNIQNSNYCVNNSSICFKLSAVRSKDPNSNCDLLSVTVSDTATPARFQNINLQSEACQ
- a CDS encoding PilW family protein, coding for MNNKRGFTLTELLVVIVIASMIAIAVIYVLSSGGKSFVKNQEIDNISISVPNILYSMSREIREAGYINLQISPGTTVNANIVCVQGSSGYISFNLDVPTSQNPDGTGAYSVVKYQLQNGNLSRCVNNTTCSVLNPPNVVFTAFSPVLGSVNSSANFVPNQVDPFGNYNVVQIVITARLKSSNNSYTFTKEVKLRNVQ